Proteins from a single region of Patescibacteria group bacterium:
- a CDS encoding glycine--tRNA ligase, which yields MANQEIMDKIVSLCKRRGFVFPSSEIYGGLSAIYDYGHYGVMLKNNIRDSWWKAMVERRDDVLGLDSAIFMHPKTWVASGHVASFSDPMIDCRKCKNRTTAEDLLEPLGVKTDKESLDFINKEINKLRAKGKLKCPVCGSTDLTEAKQFSLMVKSNLGSPTEALTEENVVYLRPETCGGIYLEYKNTLDSLHPKLPFGIAQVGKAFRNEIVARQFIFRTREFEQMEMQYFLNPKDVKKAYEMWREIRWNWYLENGIDKKQIRWHEHEKLAHYASKACDIEYDFKALGDFKEVEGVHARGDWDLSRHSEFSGVDLTYFDSETKEKFIPHVVETSVGLTRLFLMFVDAAYHEEKVKDETRIVLKFDKKIAPIRIAVFPLLKNKPELVAKARSIYEDLKKRYMCEFDDNGNIGKRYRRQDEIGTPYCVTVDFDTLEKGTVTIRDRDSMKQELIKADELKVYFEKHLSVC from the coding sequence ATGGCAAATCAGGAAATAATGGACAAAATAGTTTCGCTTTGTAAACGCCGCGGTTTTGTTTTTCCTTCTTCGGAAATTTATGGGGGATTGTCGGCCATTTACGACTACGGTCATTATGGTGTAATGCTTAAAAATAATATTCGCGATTCCTGGTGGAAGGCGATGGTTGAGCGGCGCGACGATGTCTTGGGTCTAGATAGCGCTATTTTCATGCATCCAAAAACCTGGGTTGCCTCAGGGCATGTGGCGAGCTTTAGCGATCCGATGATTGATTGCCGTAAATGTAAGAATCGCACCACTGCCGAAGATTTACTTGAACCGCTGGGAGTTAAGACTGACAAGGAGTCGCTCGACTTCATCAATAAAGAAATAAACAAATTAAGAGCCAAGGGCAAATTAAAATGTCCGGTTTGCGGCAGTACGGATTTAACCGAAGCCAAACAATTTTCTTTAATGGTTAAATCAAACCTCGGTTCGCCAACTGAAGCGCTGACCGAAGAGAATGTCGTTTATTTGCGTCCAGAAACTTGCGGTGGTATTTATTTGGAATATAAAAATACGCTTGATTCCCTACACCCTAAATTGCCATTTGGCATAGCCCAGGTCGGCAAAGCTTTTCGCAACGAAATAGTGGCCCGGCAATTTATTTTCCGCACCAGAGAATTTGAGCAAATGGAAATGCAATATTTTTTAAATCCCAAAGACGTAAAAAAAGCTTATGAAATGTGGCGAGAAATTCGCTGGAATTGGTATTTAGAAAACGGTATAGACAAAAAACAAATTCGTTGGCACGAGCATGAGAAACTAGCGCATTATGCTTCTAAAGCCTGTGATATTGAATATGATTTTAAGGCGCTAGGCGACTTTAAAGAGGTTGAGGGGGTGCATGCTCGCGGCGATTGGGACTTATCCAGGCATTCTGAGTTTTCCGGAGTTGATTTGACCTATTTTGATTCAGAAACAAAAGAAAAATTCATTCCACACGTGGTTGAAACGTCGGTTGGCTTAACTAGGTTATTTTTAATGTTTGTTGATGCCGCTTATCATGAAGAAAAAGTAAAAGATGAAACGCGCATAGTTTTGAAATTTGATAAAAAGATAGCCCCGATTAGAATTGCTGTTTTTCCGCTTCTGAAAAATAAGCCGGAATTAGTAGCCAAAGCTCGCTCCATTTATGAAGATTTAAAAAAACGATATATGTGCGAGTTCGACGACAATGGCAATATCGGTAAGCGCTATCGCCGCCAAGATGAAATCGGCACGCCGTATTGCGTTACCGTTGACTTCGATACCTTAGAAAAAGGCACGGTCACGATTCGCGACAGAGATAGTATGAAGCAGGAATTAATTAAAGCTGACGAATTAAAAGTTTATTTCGAAAAGCATTTATCTGTTTGTTAA
- a CDS encoding PIN domain-containing protein, producing the protein MFKKIRLYFWGLSRKKKNVVVDTCVLLSGQDRERLKYLKNIYIPRAVLEQVLRMGLQKEKEEDENMHYNIFFIIQIIILQKILNRKWHVAGSSRSGLLQSIENKTLAEFDTNTAEQLRNIFRKNKREWNLKREKINLAPISDPHATALRDLIGTTDLRIIASCLSLKRTENDKIYLLTRDKSLSVLAQAMGIIVIKRAQDI; encoded by the coding sequence ATGTTTAAAAAGATACGACTATATTTTTGGGGGTTAAGCCGAAAGAAAAAAAACGTGGTGGTTGACACCTGTGTTTTATTGAGCGGTCAGGATCGCGAACGATTAAAATATTTGAAAAATATTTATATCCCTCGCGCCGTTTTAGAACAAGTGCTGCGTATGGGGTTGCAAAAGGAGAAAGAAGAGGACGAAAATATGCACTATAATATATTTTTCATTATCCAGATTATTATTTTGCAGAAGATATTAAACAGGAAATGGCACGTGGCCGGCTCGTCTCGCTCCGGACTTTTACAATCAATCGAGAACAAAACTTTGGCCGAATTTGACACTAACACCGCCGAGCAGTTAAGAAATATTTTCCGTAAAAATAAACGAGAGTGGAATTTAAAACGAGAAAAAATAAACTTAGCCCCGATTTCTGATCCACACGCCACCGCTTTACGCGACTTAATCGGCACGACAGACCTGCGTATTATTGCTTCTTGTTTATCCTTAAAAAGGACGGAAAATGATAAAATATATTTATTAACCCGTGATAAATCATTGTCGGTTTTGGCTCAGGCCATGGGCATTATCGTGATCAAACGAGCCCAGGATATTTAA
- the tgt gene encoding tRNA guanosine(34) transglycosylase Tgt, with protein sequence MSFKLLKQSKKSKARLGKLTTAHGVVATPIFMPIATRGAVKHLAPDELNTLGAQIILGNTYHLFTRPGLEIIKKAGGLHRFINWDKPILTDSGGFQVFSLAHRRKISEQGVKFRSEIDGREINLTPEESIKIQLTLGSDIIMSFDQCIGYPAKKEEAKKALELTSRWAKRGQQEFKKHKNKSLLFGIIQGGTFQDLRMESAKQLVALDLSPKGFAPGWAGYAIGGLAVGEPTGLTYKTIKVVEPFLPKNKPRYLMGAGKPEQIVQSVKLGVDMFDCVIPTRNARHGLLYIWKNKELKGNFYDQIHITNEKFKNDFRPISSKCACYTCSNFTRAYLRHLFVINEQLGQRLASIHNLYFYLELMSKLRQLISRGKV encoded by the coding sequence ATGTCTTTTAAATTATTAAAACAATCAAAGAAATCTAAAGCGCGCCTGGGCAAACTGACCACGGCGCATGGTGTTGTTGCCACGCCGATTTTTATGCCCATTGCCACGCGCGGCGCGGTCAAACATTTAGCACCCGACGAATTAAACACTCTGGGCGCGCAGATTATTTTGGGCAATACTTATCATTTATTTACTCGGCCAGGGTTGGAGATTATAAAAAAAGCCGGTGGACTTCACCGATTTATAAATTGGGATAAGCCGATTTTAACCGACTCGGGCGGCTTTCAGGTTTTTTCTTTGGCGCATCGTAGAAAAATCAGCGAACAAGGCGTTAAGTTTCGTTCTGAAATTGATGGCCGGGAAATAAATTTGACCCCGGAAGAATCAATAAAAATTCAACTGACCTTGGGAAGCGACATTATTATGAGTTTTGATCAGTGCATCGGTTATCCGGCTAAAAAAGAAGAAGCAAAAAAAGCGCTGGAGTTAACCAGTCGCTGGGCTAAGCGCGGTCAGCAGGAATTTAAAAAGCATAAAAACAAATCTTTGTTATTTGGTATTATTCAAGGTGGTACTTTTCAGGATTTGCGGATGGAAAGCGCCAAACAACTGGTTGCTTTGGATCTTTCCCCTAAAGGCTTCGCCCCGGGCTGGGCAGGATATGCGATTGGCGGTTTGGCCGTTGGCGAACCAACAGGGTTGACCTATAAGACCATAAAAGTGGTTGAGCCGTTTTTACCAAAAAATAAGCCGCGTTATTTAATGGGGGCGGGTAAACCCGAACAAATCGTTCAGTCGGTCAAGCTCGGCGTGGATATGTTTGATTGCGTCATTCCAACACGTAACGCCCGGCACGGCTTATTATACATTTGGAAAAACAAAGAATTAAAAGGAAATTTCTACGACCAGATCCATATTACCAACGAGAAGTTCAAAAACGATTTTCGGCCGATTAGTTCAAAATGCGCTTGTTATACATGCTCGAATTTTACACGTGCTTATTTACGGCATTTATTCGTGATTAATGAGCAACTTGGTCAGCGTTTGGCAAGTATTCATAATCTTTATTTTTACTTAGAATTAATGTCCAAATTGAGACAGTTGATAAGTCGAGGTAAAGTTTAA
- the recO gene encoding DNA repair protein RecO, with product MVLNAIVLRSRVHKEHDRIITCYTRELGKVDILVRSAQKSNSKLAPLTSGFYAILSLSLESGRNHYHLIGGEIKKYFKNILSSYDKTWLLARLFKTLDEIIKPEKINRQVFDLIVKFLESLNRRTLIDKEIFFYAFLLKFLSLLGYQPEIKKCLFCHRQPKAGEKIFFDVSHGGLVCEKCLVKKHAAAISISPAVAEVLRQLLYRRFDQLERSKFIKADFRRAKVVINRFFKWHLG from the coding sequence ATGGTTCTTAATGCCATAGTTTTACGGTCGAGAGTGCATAAAGAACACGACCGGATAATTACTTGTTATACCCGTGAACTCGGTAAGGTTGATATTTTGGTTCGCAGCGCTCAAAAATCAAATAGCAAATTAGCTCCGCTGACCAGCGGATTTTATGCTATACTAAGTCTTTCACTTGAATCAGGCAGAAATCATTATCATTTAATCGGCGGTGAAATAAAAAAGTATTTCAAAAATATTTTATCTAGTTACGACAAGACTTGGCTCTTGGCGCGCTTATTTAAAACGCTGGATGAAATCATCAAACCGGAAAAAATTAATCGTCAAGTTTTCGATTTAATAGTAAAATTTTTAGAAAGCCTGAACCGGCGCACCTTAATCGATAAAGAAATATTTTTTTACGCCTTTTTACTAAAGTTTTTGTCTTTATTGGGTTATCAGCCGGAAATAAAAAAATGCTTGTTTTGCCATCGGCAGCCCAAGGCGGGTGAAAAAATATTTTTTGATGTGTCTCATGGCGGTTTGGTGTGTGAAAAATGTTTGGTAAAAAAACATGCCGCGGCCATCTCAATTAGTCCGGCCGTGGCCGAAGTTTTGCGTCAATTATTGTATCGTCGTTTTGATCAATTAGAGCGAAGTAAATTCATAAAAGCTGATTTTCGTCGTGCCAAAGTAGTTATAAATCGCTTCTTTAAATGGCATTTAGGATAA
- the ileS gene encoding isoleucine--tRNA ligase, translating into MINFSKIEEKILAFWDKDKTFAKSLAKKSPKGNFVFFEGPPTANGLPGIHHVLARIFKDIILRYKTMQGYFVERKAGWDTQGLPVELEVEKQIGVSGKPDIEKYGVAKFNEKCKENVWKYKKEWEDMTRRIGFWLDLEHPYITYEKEYIETLWWIFKQVWDKGLIYQAYKVVPYCPRCGTALSSHEVAQGYKNVKEQSVYLKLKVVGQENTYLLVWTTTPWTLPSNLAVAAGERIEYVKAKSGQDFYILAKNLVDKVLGAHGYEIVEEFKGDKIIGWRYEPMYKIYDDPTYFKVYAADFVSIKDGTGMVHIAPHYGEEDYQLFIQDKLPIPEMLTLDLEGKLVVDVPGKGKFAKDADADIMEDLKKRGILFGTELYAHDYPFCWRCDSPLLYYSRKSWFIRMTELQKQLLDNAKEINWVPAHIKEGRFGEWLSGIKDWAISRERYWGTPIPIWECKGCQHRECLGSYKELSEKAGKQLPEPFDPHKPYIDDYTWNCPGCGKKMTRVAEVMDCWFDSGAMPFAQWHYPFENKERIDKGINYPAEYISEAIDQTRGWFYTLLGISTLLDQGACYKNAICLGHILDKKGQKMSKHVGNVIAPMSVINEYGVDALRWYLYTVNQPGESKLFDTEGVKKVVQRMLLTLWNCLEFYKLTGHSLPSNIEANKSSNVLDKWLLAKYNFLVKNVTERLDKYDITTAGRDIEAFITELSQWYIRRSRDRFKKNPNESQVLGYVLLGIAKLLAPFTPFISDEIYQQLTNKADSVHLSDWPIADKSLIDEKLLSQMKAVVDICALAHSLRASSGVKVRQPLGRLEIAKSCQVPVELLGIIREELNVKETTIVEKLSSGDGWVSAEDRVALNTIITPELKAEGQVRELVRQINSFRKEAKLTIKDKIDLYYGTGDEGLRGVIDNFSDKIKTETLSNNFILGQPKEAKFSKEADIDGAEIILFI; encoded by the coding sequence ATGATAAATTTTTCTAAAATTGAAGAAAAGATCCTGGCTTTTTGGGATAAGGACAAAACTTTTGCCAAATCTTTGGCGAAAAAATCGCCCAAGGGCAATTTTGTGTTTTTTGAAGGTCCGCCGACCGCCAACGGTCTGCCCGGCATTCATCATGTTTTAGCCCGAATTTTTAAAGATATCATTTTGCGCTATAAGACCATGCAGGGATATTTTGTTGAACGTAAGGCTGGTTGGGATACGCAAGGATTGCCGGTTGAGCTTGAAGTTGAAAAACAAATCGGCGTTTCCGGCAAGCCGGACATTGAGAAATACGGCGTGGCCAAATTCAATGAAAAATGTAAGGAAAACGTTTGGAAATATAAAAAAGAGTGGGAAGATATGACTCGGCGCATCGGTTTCTGGTTGGACCTCGAACATCCCTACATCACATATGAGAAAGAATATATTGAAACTCTATGGTGGATTTTTAAACAAGTTTGGGACAAGGGTTTGATTTATCAAGCCTATAAAGTGGTGCCATATTGTCCGCGTTGTGGCACGGCCTTGTCTTCGCATGAAGTGGCCCAGGGTTATAAAAACGTCAAAGAGCAATCAGTTTATTTGAAATTAAAAGTTGTCGGTCAGGAAAATACCTATTTATTAGTTTGGACGACTACGCCCTGGACTTTACCGTCAAATTTGGCCGTAGCCGCCGGTGAACGAATAGAATATGTCAAAGCTAAGTCAGGCCAAGATTTTTATATTTTAGCTAAAAATTTAGTAGATAAAGTTTTGGGCGCGCATGGCTATGAAATTGTCGAAGAATTTAAGGGCGATAAGATAATTGGCTGGCGCTATGAACCGATGTACAAGATTTACGATGATCCAACTTATTTTAAAGTTTACGCGGCTGATTTCGTTTCTATTAAAGACGGCACGGGCATGGTTCATATCGCGCCTCATTACGGCGAAGAAGATTATCAATTATTTATTCAAGATAAACTGCCAATTCCGGAAATGCTGACACTTGATTTGGAGGGCAAGCTGGTAGTTGATGTGCCGGGCAAGGGGAAATTTGCCAAAGATGCTGATGCGGACATTATGGAAGATTTGAAAAAACGAGGCATTCTTTTTGGTACGGAATTATACGCGCACGATTATCCTTTTTGCTGGCGCTGCGATTCACCGCTTTTATATTATTCGAGAAAATCCTGGTTTATCAGAATGACCGAACTGCAAAAACAATTATTGGATAATGCCAAGGAAATAAATTGGGTGCCGGCCCACATCAAAGAAGGACGTTTCGGTGAATGGTTAAGCGGCATTAAAGACTGGGCGATCTCGCGTGAACGTTATTGGGGTACACCGATTCCGATCTGGGAATGTAAGGGCTGCCAACACAGAGAATGTTTAGGCTCTTATAAAGAATTATCAGAGAAAGCCGGTAAACAATTACCTGAGCCTTTTGATCCGCATAAACCATATATTGATGATTACACCTGGAACTGCCCTGGGTGTGGCAAAAAAATGACCCGCGTAGCCGAAGTGATGGATTGTTGGTTTGATTCCGGCGCCATGCCCTTTGCCCAGTGGCATTATCCTTTTGAGAATAAAGAGAGAATCGATAAAGGCATAAACTATCCGGCTGAATATATTTCCGAGGCCATTGATCAGACGCGTGGCTGGTTTTATACTTTGCTCGGTATTTCGACGCTCTTAGATCAAGGCGCTTGCTATAAAAACGCGATCTGTTTGGGTCATATTTTAGATAAAAAGGGACAGAAGATGTCCAAGCACGTGGGTAATGTCATCGCGCCGATGAGCGTGATCAACGAATACGGCGTTGATGCCCTGCGTTGGTATTTGTATACCGTCAATCAGCCTGGCGAAAGCAAACTGTTTGATACTGAAGGTGTGAAAAAAGTCGTGCAACGCATGCTTCTGACACTTTGGAATTGCTTGGAGTTTTATAAATTAACCGGTCATTCTTTGCCGTCTAATATTGAAGCAAATAAATCATCAAATGTTTTAGATAAATGGCTTTTGGCAAAATATAATTTTTTGGTCAAAAACGTTACCGAAAGATTAGATAAGTATGATATAACGACTGCCGGCCGCGACATCGAAGCTTTTATCACCGAATTGTCGCAATGGTATATTCGCCGTTCACGCGATCGTTTCAAAAAAAATCCTAACGAAAGCCAGGTTTTAGGTTATGTTTTATTAGGCATAGCTAAATTATTAGCGCCATTTACGCCGTTTATCAGCGATGAAATTTATCAGCAACTAACCAATAAAGCCGATTCGGTTCATTTATCCGATTGGCCGATAGCCGATAAATCTCTAATTGACGAGAAATTACTTAGCCAGATGAAGGCAGTCGTTGATATCTGCGCTTTGGCTCACAGTTTGCGAGCTTCGAGTGGCGTTAAAGTCCGCCAACCGCTTGGCCGTTTAGAAATTGCCAAATCATGTCAGGTTCCGGTAGAACTTCTGGGAATCATCAGAGAAGAATTAAACGTTAAAGAGACGACGATTGTCGAAAAATTATCGAGCGGCGACGGCTGGGTGAGCGCCGAAGACAGAGTTGCTCTTAATACGATCATTACTCCTGAATTAAAAGCCGAGGGACAGGTGCGTGAGTTGGTTCGTCAAATAAATTCGTTCCGCAAGGAAGCTAAATTGACCATTAAAGATAAAATCGATTTATATTATGGCACCGGCGACGAAGGCTTAAGAGGCGTTATCGATAATTTTTCTGATAAGATTAAAACCGAAACATTAAGCAATAATTTTATTCTTGGCCAACCCAAAGAAGCGAAGTTTTCTAAAGAAGCCGATATTGATGGAGCAGAAATAATATTGTTTATATAA
- a CDS encoding glycosyltransferase — MSSYSEWQRGTNNRNFHILNSLLASPEIKRIVVVDFLPFTFHRAIRNWIENIIGAPQQELIYSDPTTRVRQINEKLIVFSTIDSFFSKKLVIKKLNSILEKLNDGPKQMKRVVISYFPMFIEYFGRLNEDLNVFEAVDNWLAHPSYIKYQEILKRNYQIISQKADLIFTVANSLVDLFRQLGRNKDIYWLPNGVDASHFIGADKVPFDMKKIKHPIIGYLGIIQDRLDFNLLEYVAEKNPDKSLVLVGPIWPQFFRSFRKAPSEIRQLKKYKNVYFLGRKGYDAAPNYIHQFDVAIIPHQVNEFVMSMNPMKLYDYLACGKPVVSTPMPALGKFSHLIYFAQDYAGFQQNIEKALAENDAERERLRIEAARENSWQSKVDEIILKIKEKIK, encoded by the coding sequence ATGTCTTCGTATTCAGAGTGGCAGCGCGGCACCAATAATCGTAATTTTCATATTTTAAATTCATTATTGGCCAGCCCCGAAATTAAAAGAATTGTAGTTGTTGATTTTTTGCCTTTTACATTTCATCGAGCGATTCGAAATTGGATAGAAAATATTATCGGCGCTCCCCAGCAAGAGTTGATTTATAGCGATCCGACCACGCGAGTTAGGCAAATTAATGAAAAATTAATAGTTTTTTCCACCATTGATTCTTTTTTTTCAAAAAAATTGGTAATAAAAAAATTAAATTCTATTTTAGAAAAATTAAACGACGGACCAAAACAAATGAAGCGAGTGGTGATTTCCTATTTCCCGATGTTTATTGAATATTTTGGTCGGTTAAACGAGGATTTAAATGTTTTTGAGGCCGTGGATAATTGGTTGGCCCACCCCTCTTATATTAAATATCAAGAAATTTTAAAAAGAAATTATCAAATTATCAGCCAAAAGGCCGATTTAATTTTTACCGTTGCCAATTCGTTGGTTGATTTGTTTCGGCAGCTGGGGCGGAACAAGGACATTTATTGGCTGCCTAACGGCGTTGATGCGTCGCACTTTATCGGCGCCGATAAAGTGCCGTTTGATATGAAAAAAATAAAACATCCGATTATCGGATATTTGGGCATTATTCAAGATCGTTTAGATTTTAATTTATTAGAATATGTGGCCGAAAAAAATCCGGACAAATCCCTGGTTTTAGTTGGGCCGATTTGGCCGCAATTTTTCCGTTCCTTCAGAAAGGCGCCCTCAGAAATTCGCCAATTAAAAAAGTATAAAAACGTTTATTTTTTGGGCCGTAAGGGTTATGATGCGGCGCCAAATTATATTCATCAATTTGATGTAGCCATTATTCCCCATCAAGTCAATGAGTTTGTTATGTCGATGAACCCGATGAAACTTTATGACTATCTGGCTTGTGGTAAGCCGGTAGTCAGTACGCCGATGCCGGCCTTGGGCAAATTTTCACATTTGATTTATTTTGCCCAGGATTATGCCGGTTTTCAGCAAAATATAGAAAAAGCTCTGGCCGAAAATGACGCTGAACGGGAAAGACTGCGAATCGAAGCGGCCCGAGAAAATTCTTGGCAAAGCAAGGTTGACGAAATAATATTAAAAATAAAAGAAAAAATTAAATAA
- a CDS encoding flippase, whose amino-acid sequence MASISRNSIYLLSGSVVQKILAFVYFIFLARFLGPDSVGKYTFAISFAAIFSIFIDLGLNQFLIREAARDEEKARGYFYNIISVKLITSAIIYLLIVIAVKLLPYPEITRQLVYLAGLVIVLENLANTNYSVLRGWQNLKYEGLGLGIYQVIVLATGLVILFAHLPLPYLIIPLILASIFNFLNGMFFLRKKRSIKISLKLDKATIRGMIKVSLPFFWSGLFGTVFSYIDVVLLSRLANDQAVGFYSAAGKIPAGLRMFPIALVSALYPAACFYFINNKEELKRILEQIIFYIILFTVPLAVGLWVLAEPAILILFGDKFLSAVPALKILSWSMLFVFLDYVFFTVLNAIGQEKRNVFNRAVAMIVIIIFNLLLIPLLQQIGSSIAFVLSFILLVVLGWLGTQKVIFIPLRSLLSKFVQVLVISVVMGLIMVLLNSLFPWWVVAIIGVGIYALGVWIMGLINAADIQYLKNLTKFFKTNR is encoded by the coding sequence ATGGCCAGTATATCTCGCAATAGTATTTATTTACTTAGCGGGTCGGTTGTTCAGAAAATACTGGCCTTTGTCTATTTTATTTTTTTAGCCAGATTTTTAGGGCCTGACTCAGTCGGTAAATACACTTTCGCCATTTCTTTTGCGGCGATTTTTTCTATTTTTATCGACTTGGGCTTAAACCAATTTTTAATACGCGAAGCCGCTCGTGACGAAGAAAAGGCTAGAGGTTATTTTTACAATATTATTTCGGTTAAGCTGATCACCTCGGCGATTATTTATCTTTTAATAGTTATCGCGGTTAAGCTTCTACCTTATCCGGAGATTACTCGACAATTAGTTTATTTGGCCGGCTTGGTTATTGTTTTAGAGAATCTTGCCAATACCAACTATTCGGTGTTGCGCGGTTGGCAAAACTTAAAATATGAAGGTCTGGGTTTGGGAATTTATCAAGTAATCGTTTTAGCAACTGGTTTGGTGATTTTATTCGCCCATTTACCTTTGCCATATTTAATCATTCCGTTAATTTTAGCTTCAATCTTTAATTTTTTAAACGGAATGTTTTTTTTGCGCAAAAAAAGATCAATTAAGATAAGCCTAAAACTAGACAAGGCGACTATTCGAGGAATGATTAAAGTCTCTTTGCCATTTTTTTGGTCTGGTTTATTCGGCACGGTTTTTTCTTATATTGATGTTGTGCTTTTGTCGCGCTTGGCTAATGATCAGGCAGTTGGATTTTATTCGGCGGCCGGCAAGATTCCGGCAGGGCTGAGGATGTTCCCGATTGCTCTGGTTTCGGCGCTTTATCCGGCGGCTTGTTTTTATTTTATAAACAATAAAGAAGAATTAAAAAGAATTTTAGAACAAATTATTTTCTATATTATTTTATTTACCGTACCGCTGGCGGTGGGCTTATGGGTTTTAGCCGAACCGGCGATTCTAATTCTTTTCGGTGATAAATTCTTATCGGCCGTGCCGGCTTTAAAAATTTTAAGCTGGAGTATGTTGTTTGTTTTCTTGGATTATGTATTTTTTACCGTTTTAAACGCCATCGGCCAAGAAAAACGCAATGTTTTTAATCGAGCCGTAGCCATGATAGTAATAATTATTTTTAACTTGCTTTTAATTCCTTTACTACAACAGATAGGTTCTTCTATTGCCTTTGTTTTAAGTTTTATTTTGCTGGTTGTTTTGGGTTGGCTCGGAACGCAGAAAGTAATTTTTATTCCACTTCGTTCGCTTTTAAGTAAATTCGTCCAGGTTTTAGTTATCAGCGTAGTCATGGGCTTAATTATGGTTTTATTAAATTCGCTTTTTCCTTGGTGGGTGGTGGCCATCATTGGCGTTGGTATTTATGCTTTAGGCGTTTGGATTATGGGACTTATTAATGCAGCCGATATTCAATATTTAAAAAACTTGACCAAATTTTTTAAAACTAATCGCTAA
- the rpsI gene encoding 30S ribosomal protein S9 has product MLATGKRKTSVARVKFFTDGQGEISVNGKPISKYFSYFDWQKTVERPISAAGWDKKGTFDVKVNGGGIMGQAEAVSLGIARALVIFNAEVRKTLKPLGLLSRDSRKKERKKPGLKRARRAPQWTKR; this is encoded by the coding sequence ATTTTAGCGACCGGCAAACGAAAAACCTCAGTGGCTCGTGTAAAGTTTTTTACCGATGGCCAAGGGGAGATTTCGGTTAACGGCAAACCAATTAGTAAATATTTTTCATATTTTGACTGGCAAAAAACAGTTGAAAGACCAATTTCCGCGGCCGGATGGGACAAGAAAGGAACTTTTGATGTTAAAGTTAATGGCGGTGGCATCATGGGGCAAGCCGAAGCGGTTAGTCTTGGTATTGCCCGTGCTTTGGTGATTTTTAATGCTGAAGTTAGAAAAACCTTAAAACCATTAGGATTGTTAAGCCGTGATTCTCGAAAGAAAGAGAGAAAGAAACCAGGTTTAAAGCGAGCTCGACGCGCTCCACAATGGACTAAACGCTAA
- the rplM gene encoding 50S ribosomal protein L13, whose product MAENKIKTHHLDASGETPGRLATKISTLLIGKHKASYVPYKECGDRVIVSNVDKMKIWPNKLTQKKYFHYSNYPGGMKSKLMGEVFIKEPQKVLLRAVSHMLPKNKLRKPMLKRLAFEIKK is encoded by the coding sequence ATGGCAGAAAATAAAATCAAAACACATCATCTTGACGCTAGTGGTGAAACTCCGGGCCGATTGGCGACTAAAATCAGCACCCTTTTAATTGGCAAGCATAAAGCCAGTTATGTTCCTTATAAAGAATGCGGCGATCGTGTGATCGTTTCAAATGTTGATAAAATGAAGATTTGGCCCAATAAATTAACCCAAAAAAAATATTTCCATTATAGTAATTATCCTGGTGGCATGAAATCCAAGCTAATGGGAGAAGTTTTTATTAAAGAACCGCAAAAAGTTCTTTTAAGAGCCGTATCTCACATGTTGCCCAAAAATAAATTAAGAAAACCAATGCTTAAGCGATTAGCCTTTGAAATAAAGAAGTAA
- the rplQ gene encoding 50S ribosomal protein L17, with protein sequence MRHRKNKKTLDRKSSPHRALLRGLAINFILAEKIKTTEVKAKTVKSLAERLVTMAKKNDLSSRRKILSYLNNQTATKKLLETLGPRYNSRPGGYTRVVKLKQRKGDAAKVAVLEFI encoded by the coding sequence ATGCGACATAGAAAAAATAAAAAAACCCTTGATAGAAAGAGCAGTCCACACAGGGCCTTGTTAAGGGGCTTGGCTATTAATTTTATTTTAGCTGAAAAGATTAAAACTACCGAAGTTAAAGCTAAAACCGTTAAGTCTTTAGCCGAAAGATTAGTGACTATGGCTAAAAAAAATGATTTATCAAGCCGTCGAAAAATTTTATCTTACTTAAATAATCAGACAGCCACCAAAAAATTACTAGAGACACTTGGTCCTCGCTATAACAGCAGGCCGGGTGGTTATACTCGCGTAGTAAAATTAAAACAAAGAAAGGGCGATGCGGCCAAGGTTGCCGTGCTCGAATTTATCTAA